A single genomic interval of Camelina sativa cultivar DH55 chromosome 11, Cs, whole genome shotgun sequence harbors:
- the LOC104721261 gene encoding uncharacterized protein LOC104721261 — protein sequence MGCTSSKLDDLPAVALCRERCNFLEAAIHQRYALAESHVAYTHSLVGIGHSLHLFINHHHRFISSGGANGGGDSPRLNLPPHRKGDPHQDDDDDGGKNSPKKPKLAHSGSGSDSGHLEFDSDSDDDDDDDDLDLDSMHHHSPQQHHHLGNYPIPESAPPGYMEQQQQQQQPGYINRYPNPEMMMGHFPPPYSGGNSYMHMNYMKNSSMPPSVVYEQRPSSPQRVYIGESSSSSNYPYNPYPPQNSYFGPGPGPGYYGGGSTTAVPASKPPPPPPSPPRSNGWDFLNPFDTYYPPYTPSRDSRELREEEGIPELEDDDSQYEVVKEVHGKPKFAGVGGGGGNLQNPAAVHMREEPLPPPVDKSGGASTSGGGDVGDASAAYQSRPSVSVEKERMEYEDHVVEKKVVEDEERRSNATTTRGGGGGGGGGPRAVPEVAKEIESQFVKAAESGSEIAKLLEVGKHPYGRKHATSKMLHGVTTPSLPSTSGGPSPAAAAATAPPTYADIEEELASRSRNLSSTLHKLHLWEKKLYHEVKAEEKLRLAHEKKLRKLKRLDERGAEAMKVDKTRKLVRDMSTKIRIAIQVVDKISVTINKIRDEDLWPQLNALIQGLTRMWRSMLECHQSQCQAIREAQGLGPIRASKKLGVEHLEATSLLGHELINWILGFSSWVSAQKGYVRELNKWLMKCLLYEPEETPDGIVPFSPGRIGAPPIFVICNQWSQALDRISEKEVIEAMRSFTTSVLQLWEQDRLDTMMTGHGDSEKRVRNMDREEQKIQREIQALEKKMVLVAPGDGVNSLSISGNVVYQSDTSNDSLQGSLQRIFEAMERFTAESMRAYEDLLQRTEEETAPPELEEEED from the exons ATGGGTTGTACAAGTTCTAAGCTTGACGATCTCCCGGCGGTTGCTCTTTGCCGTGAACGTTGTAATTTCTTAGAAGCTGCGATTCACCAGCGTTACGCTTTAGCTGAATCACACGTGGCTTACACTCACTCGCTTGTTGGTATCGGTCACTCACTCCATCTTTTCatcaaccaccaccaccgtttCATCTCCTCCGGCGGCGCTAACGGCGGTGGTGATTCCCCTAGACTTAACCTTCCTCCTCACAGAAAAGGTGACCCTCAtcaagacgacgacgacgacggaggAAAAAACTCCCCCAAAAAACCAAAGCTTGCTCACTCGGGTTCGGGTTCTGATTCGGGTCATCTCGAATTCGATTCGGATtccgacgacgacgacgatgacgacgatttggatttggattcgATGCATCACCACTCTCCTCAACAACACCACCATCTCGGAAATTACCCAATACCCGAGTCAGCACCACCTGGATAcatggaacaacaacaacaacaacaacaaccgggTTATATAAACCGGTACCCGAACCCGGAGATGATGATGGGTCATTTCCCTCCTCCTTACTCTGGTGGAAACAGTTATATGCATATGAATTACATGAAGAACAGCTCCATGCCTCCTTCAGTTGTCTATGAGCAAAGACCAAGTAGTCCTCAACGAGTCTACATAGgcgaatcatcttcttcttctaattaccCTTATAACCCTTACCCTCCTCAAAATTCATATTTTGGACCCGGACCCGGACCCGGATACTACGGTGGTGGTTCTACAACTGCTGTACCAGCTTCAAAACCGCCACCGCCTCCACCCTCGCCGCCTAGGTCCAACGGTTGGGATTTCTTGAATCCGTTCGATACTTATTACCCTCCGTATACTCCGAGTCGAGATTCGAGAGagttgagagaagaagaaggtatccCGGAGCTAGAAGACGATGATTCACAGTACGAGGTTGTtaaggaggttcacggcaaaccAAAATTCGCCGGCgtcggcggcggtggtggtaaTCTACAGAATCCCGCCGCCGTGCACATGAGGGAAGAGCCTCTGCCTCCGCCGGTTGATAAGTCTGGTGGAGCCAGTACTAGCGGTGGGGGTGATGTCGGGGATGCGTCTGCTGCGTATCAGTCTAGACCGAGTGTGTCGGTTGAGAAAGAAAGGATGGAGTATGAAGATCACGTTGTTGAGAAGAAGGTCGTTGAGGATGAGGAACGTCGGAGCAATGCCACGACGACACGTGGcggaggcggtggtggtggtggagggcCACGTGCGGTGCCTGAGGTTGCTAAAGAGATTGAGAGTCAATTCGTGAAAGCTGCAGAGTCAGGAAGTGAGATTGCTAAGTTACTTGAAGTTGGGAAGCATCCTTATGGTCGTAAACATG CTACTTCGAAGATGTTGCACGGGGTTACTACTCCTTCACTACCTTCTACCTCTGGAGGACCTTctcctgctgctgctgctgctactgcGCCGCCGACTTATGCAGACATTGAAGAAGAGCTTGCTTCGAGGTCTAGGAATCTTTCATCGACATTGCACAAGCTCCATCTTTGGGAGAAGAAGCTTTACCATGAAGTCAAG GCTGAGGAGAAATTGCGTCTAGCTCACGAGAAAAAGCTAAGGAAGCTAAAGCGTTTGGATGAAAGAGGTGCTGAGGCTATGAAAGTAGATAAAACGAGGAAACTAGTTAGAGATATGTCCACGAAAATACGGATTGCGATTCAGGTTGTCGACAAAATATCAGTGACGATTAATAAGATTAGAGACGAAGACCTATGGCCGCAACTGAATGCATTGATTCAAGG GCTTACAAGAATGTGGAGATCCATGCTTGAGTGTCATCAAAGTCAGTGTCAAGCTATTAGGGAAGCACAAGGCCTTGGACCAATAAGAGCAAGCAAGAAACTAGGCGTTGAACATCTAGAGGCGACGAGTTTGCTTGGACATGAACTTATTAATTGGATATTAGGATTCTCGAGCTGGGTTAGCGCGCAGAAGGGTTACGTAagagagttgaataaatggCTCATGAAATGTCTTCTCTATGAACCTGAGGAAACACCTGATGGAATCGTTCCTTTCTCACCTGGTCGGATCGGGGCACCACCAATCTTTGTGATATGTAACCAATGGTCTCAAGCTCTGGATAGAATATCCGAGAAGGAAGTTATTGAGGCAATGCGTAGTTTCACTACAAGCGTGCTTCAGCTTTGGGAACAAGATCGGTTAGATACGATGATGACTGGTCATGGTGATTCAGAGAAGAGAGTTAGGAACATGGACAGGGAAGAACAGAAGATACAGAGAGAGATTCAGGCGTTGGAAAAGAAAATGGTTCTTGTGGCACCGGGTGATGGTGTTAATAGTCTTTCCATATCAGGCAATGTTGTCTACCAAAGCGATACTAGCAACGATAGTTTACAAGGTAGTTTACAGCGCATTTTCGAAGCTATGGAGAGATTCACTGCTGAGTCTATGAGAGCTTACGAGGATCTCTTACAACGCACCGAAGAAGAAACTGCTCCACCAgaacttgaggaagaagaggactAA
- the LOC109127218 gene encoding uncharacterized protein LOC109127218, with protein MLRDKSEHSGDDGDDEDNVVESEDDGDKSGDDGEDKDNGSDEAGDDIVVEVRNEANQSNKKRKRDKSEHEDDKRESKAAKKKDEEDDIVDRFEFEIEESVANWFDDFRINRNTIPESSNEEEDPIVIRDRKIRMGNNEKLAIGRTFFTGVEFKEVVLNHALKSRENIKQNRWGKDKMSFVCGQDKNCNWKVYAAYDKTRQLWVVRTNCGYHRCKSNGKCKLLKSPVIGRLFLDKLRLQPKYMPLDIQRHIKERWNILSSIGQVQRGRLLALKWLQQEYAQHFAHLRGYAAEIVVSNPGSTAIVDTIPNDDGEVVTDVFKRFYVCLGAMKQGFYYCRPIIGIDGTFLKHAVKGCLLTAIAHDANNQIYPIAWAAVQTENADNWLWFLKLLKADLNLKDGKDYVIISDRSKGIISSVKNKLPNAEHRMCVKHIVDNLKNWRGDKDLLKKMVWHLAWSYNHAEFEANLNKIRVYDLSLYDDVMKENPRSWSRAYYRLGSSCEDVDNNAIVF; from the exons ATGTTG AGAGACAAGTCTGAACATAGTGGGGATGATGGAGACGATGAGGATAATGTTGTCGAGAGTGAGGATGATGGAGACAAGAGCggagatgatggagaagacaaagacaatGGAAGTGATGAGGCTGGTGATGACATAGTTGTTGAAGTCAGGAATGAGGCAAACCAAAGCAAcaaaaaacgaaagagagacAAGTCTGAACATGAAGATGACAAAAGGGAGAGTAAAGcagcaaagaagaaagatgaagaagacgacatAGTTGACAGGTTTGAGTTCGAGATAGAGGAATCAGTAGCAAACTGGTTTGATGACTTTAGGATTAATCGAAATACTATCCCAGAGAGTTCaaatgaagaggaagatccGATAGTTATTAGAGATAGGAAAATTAGGATGGGAAATAACGAGAAGTTAGCTATTGGAAGAACATTTTTCACTGGGGTTGAGTTCAAAGAGGTTGTGTTAAATCATGCTTTGAAGTCGAGGGAAAACATTAAGCAAAACAGATGGGGGAAGGACAAAATGAGCTTTGTATGTGGTCAAGATAAAAATTGTAATTGGAAAGTATACGCCGCATATGACAAGACTCGACAATTGTGGGTTGTGAGGACTAATTGTGGATATCATAGATGTAAATCTAATGGTAAATGCAAGCTGTTGAAGAGTCCTGTCATTGGAAGGCTATTCCTTGATAAATTGAGGTTGCAACCTAAGTATATGCCTCTTGATATTCAAAGGCATATTAAAGAGCGATGGAACATACTAAGTTCTATAGGACAAGTTCAAAGAGGGAGACTTCTAGCTCTAAAGTGGCTTCAACAAGAATATGCTCAACATTTTGCTCATCTTAGAGGTTATGCAGCTGAAATCGTTGTTTCAAATCCAGGATCCACTGCAATAGTTGATACAATCCctaatgatgatggtgaagttGTTACAGATGTTTTTAAACGTTTTTATGTGTGTCTTGGAGCAATGAAACAAGGATTCTACTATTGTCGGCCTATCATTGGGATTGATGGAACTTTTCTGAAACACGCCGTTAAAGGCTGCCTATTGACTGCTATTGCACATGATGCGAATAATCAGATATATCCAATTGCGTGGGCAGCAGTACAAACTGAAAATGCTGATAATTGGTTGTGGTTTCTTAAACTACTTAAGGCTGATTTGAATCTAAAGGATGGGAAGGATTATGTCATCATATCAGATCGTTCTAAA GGAATCATAAGTTCTGTAAAAAATAAGCTGCCAAATGCTGAGCATAGAATGTGTGTCAAGCATATTGTGGATAACTTGAAGAACTGGCGTGGTGATAAAGACTTGCTAAAAAAAATGGTGTGGCACCTAGCTTGGAGTTATAACCATGCTGAATTTGAAGCAAACCTGAACAAGATTAGAGTCTATGATCTGTCTCTTTATGATGATGTGATGAAGGAGAATCCACGAAGTTGGTCAAGAGCTTATTATAGGTTAGGAAGTAGTTGTGAGGATGTGGACAACAATGCAATAGTCTTTTAA
- the LOC104721258 gene encoding uncharacterized protein LOC104721258 produces the protein MMNRTIFTKYGRRAFSAMASSRLSSSVKDAWKEQKGLGLFKAFLTGYSGHILFNLYKRREYWHKIDRTYDEAIKRADGVNAKLVEFQKAHKEAMRVILNGESTS, from the exons atgatgaatcgAACGATTTTCACAAAG TACGGTAGAAGAGCCTTTTCAGCCATGGCATCTTCCCGATTGTCCTCGAGCGTCAAGGATGCGTGGAAGGAGCAGAAAGGCTTGGGTCTTTTTAAAGCATTTCTTACTGGATATTCTGGCCACATTCTTTTCA ATCTTTACAAGAGAAGAGAGTATTGGCACAAAATAGACAGAACCTACGACGAGGCCATCAAGCGTGCAGATGGCGTAAACGCTAAATTGGTCGAATTTCAGAAG GCACACAAGGAAGCGATGAGGGTGATTCTCAATGGTGAATCCACTTCTTGA
- the LOC104721260 gene encoding uncharacterized protein ycf39 yields the protein MASLRLPAQLVTRGTLNHHDSSGPLSWRRSLTPENSISLFPSSSSSSSSLNRERSTVVPVTCSAAAVNLAPGTPVRPTSILVVGATGTLGRQIVRRGLDEGYDVRCLVRPRPAPADFLRDWGATVVNADLSKPETIPATLVGVHTVIDCATGRPEEPIKTVDWEGKVALIQCAKAMGIQKYVFYSIHNCDKHPEVPLMEIKYCTEKFLQESGLNHITIRLCGFMQGLIGQYAVPILEEKSVWGTDAPTRVAYMDTQDIARLTLIALRNEKINGKLLTFAGPRAWTTQEVITLCERLAGQDANVTTVPVSVLRVTRQLTRFFQWTNDVADRLAFSEVLSSDTVFSAPMTETNSLLGVDQKDMVTLEKYLQDYFSNILKKLKDLKAQSKQSDIYF from the exons ATGGCTTCTCTCAGGCTCCCCGCTCAGCTTGTTACACGTGGCACTCTCAATCATCATGACTCTTCCGGACCTCTCTCCTGGCGGCGCTCTCTCACACCGGAAAATTCAATCTCGCTCTTCCCatcttcctcatcctcctcctcgtccCTTAACCGGGAACGATCAACGGTAGTCCCGGTAACATGCAGTGCTGCGGCGGTTAATCTTGCTCCGGGGACACCTGTCCGACCCACGAGCATCTTGGTGGTTGGAGCCACCGGAACTTTGGGAAGACAAATCGTCCGGCGAGGTTTAGATGAAGGTTATGACGTTAGGTGCTTGGTCCGACCAAGACCAGCTCCCGCCGACTTCCTCCGTGATTGGGGCGCCACCGTCGTCAAT GCGGATCTTAGTAAACCGGAGACAATTCCGGCGACTTTGGTAGGTGTCCACACTGTTATTGATTGTGCAACTGGACGTCCCGAAGAACCCATCAAGACG GTAGATTGGGAAGGTAAAGTTGCTCTGATACAATGTGCAAAGGCAATGGGGATTCAGAAATACGTCTTCTACTCTATCCACAATTGCGATAAGCATCCCGAGGTTCCTCTCATGGAGATTAAGTATTGTACTGAGAAGTTCCTTCAGGAATCTGGTTTAAACCACATCACCATCCGGTTATGTGGTTTCATGCAA GGTCTTATCGGTCAATATGCAGTTCCAATTCTTGAGGAAAAATCTGTTTGGGGAACAGATGCACCAACTCGTGTTGCTTACATGGACACACAG GATATTGCTAGGCTGACACTTATAGCTTTACGCAATGAGAAAATCAACGGAAAGCTTCTAACTTTTGCTGGCCCTCGTGCATGGACAACCCAAGAA GTGATAACACTATGTGAGAGACTTGCTGGGCAAGATGCAAATGTCACAACCGTTCCAGTTTCTGTATTGAGAGTCACGCGTCAGTTAACTCGTTTCTTCCAATGGACAAATGATGTCGCGGATAGACTGGCCTTCTCAGAG GTTCTCTCGAGTGACACGGTGTTCTCTGCTCCGATGACCGAGACTAATAGCCTACTAGGTGTGGATCAGAAGGACATGGTGACTCTAGAGAAGTACTTGCAGGATTACTTCAGTAACATATTGAAGAAACTTAAGGATCTAAAGGCACAATCCAAGCAATCAGACATCtacttctga